The genomic interval ATCAAAATATTGTCGGGTTTTAAATCGGCGTGCAAAATGTGTTTTTGGTGCGCGTGCTCTAGTGCAAGGGCCACTTTTTCTACCAAACGTAATACTTCTTTTTGTTCTAAGGGTGTTGATTTTAGATACTGGCTTAATGTTTGGCCTTCCACTTTTTCCATCGCGATATACACCATGTCTTGGTACAGGCCGCCATCAAAGACTTTGGCAATATAGGGATGATTTAAGTGAGCGAGAATTTGCGCTTCATGAAACAGGGTTTGTTGGCCAAGGATCGACGAGGTAGAGGGTTGAATGAATTTAATCGCGAGATCTTGTTCGAAGGTATCATCGGCGCGCTTGGCGCAATACACCACGCCCATGCCACCTCGGCCGATCTCTTCTTGTAAGGAATATCTGCCAATATTGACACCGGTGAGTGATAAAGACGGCTGATCTAGGTGTTGTGCATGATGCGCAAAGAGTTCGGTGTAGGCTTCATCCTCACCGCTATCGAGCCATTGTTTGACTTGATGATAGAGTGCTGGCTGGTCTTTGGCTAATGCGTCGAGCTGCGCTTTTTGCTGCGCACGGCTAAGGTCGAGTAAGTGATAATACACCGCCGTAGCCCCGGTTGTTTTTACTGACAATTGATTTGTGTTACTGACTTTTTATTCAGTTTTATTGTTTGTATTTATTATATTTTTAATATTAATTTTTTTGTTTGTAAATATTTATTTTTTATTTGTCGGCGCTTTTTTTGTTGTCATTTTTTGTTGTCATTCACACCGCCGAGATTCTGGGGGACGGAGCAATACTGTGCGTCACTGTTCCCCCTTTTTTCTTTAAGGTGAGGGGGGTATCCATGGCTTAATTTTTATGATTCGATAAAGGCAATACCTTCTAATTCAAGTAGGGCTTTTTTTCGAGTTAACCCGCCGGCGTACCCTGTGAGTTTGCCTGTGGTGCCGATGACTCGATGGCAAGGGATCACAATGGATAAGGGGTTTTTACCATTGGCAGCCCCGACGGCGCGCACTGCTTTTGGGCGACCAATGGCCGTGGCCAGTTGTTGGTAGCTCCACGATTGACCGTAAGGAATGCGTTGCAACCCTTGCCACACGGCGAGCTGAAAGTCGGTGCCATGCAAATCAAACGGCAAGTCGAATTGGTGGCGCTGGCCTGTAAAGTACTCGGTCAGTTGCCTCTGTGCCTCTTGTAAAAGTGGGTGCTCTTGAGCCCAGGTGCCCAGCTCATCGGGTTGCGTGGTGTGAGTGGTAAACCAGATACCCGTTAGGCCTTGCTGACTGGTTTGCATCGTTACCCTGCCTAGGGGGCTGTCAAATTGGTGATAGTAAAAGTGTGTCATGGGTGGCTCCATAAATGAAAAGTGGCGTAACTGCCCCAAGGTGAAAGGCTTTCTGGGGTGAGATGCGGTTTGTTCACTAGGCGTTTTTTGATGATCAAATCGGTGTGTAAAAAGCAGTCTGTCGCCGAGAGCCCGCGCAACTTGGCGTAGTTCACCGTCCAAGGTCCAATGCCTTTGAGCGCTAACCACTGTTCTGGGGCGCTGTCTGGGTTGTCGCACAGGTACTTGGCAAACCGCGCTAAGGTTTCTTTGCGACTTTGCGGCATTTTGAGAAACGAAAGATCGGCGCTGGCGACTTGTTGTGGACGGGGAAATTGTTTTTCATCGTGACTGGGGTCGCATAAGGTGTTGACCAATAGGTTGAGCTGGCCAATAGCGGCTTTCACCGACACTTGTTGGCCTAAAATCGCGCGCACTCCCGCTTCCCAAGTGTCCCAGACCCCAGGAATTCTCAGCCCCTTCAGGTGGACCATATCACGGTCTTGCTCGCTTAGGTGCGCTTCAATGACGTCGGTATTGGCGTCGAGATCAAAGAGGCGACGGATGTGTTTAATCAGGGGTTTCATGTGTTGCAGCGACTCAAAGCGCAGCGTTACTGTCAGGGCTTGCCCGCCGTTATAGCACACGCGCAGCCAACCGAAATGGCCTAGAAAGGTAAAGTATCGCTGGTAGCTGTGTTCATCGACCCTTTCGATCCCTTCTATTTGCCGGGTTCGATAAAATTCGAGCAGGTGTGGCCAATTGATCTGGCCTTGGAACGGCAATTGTAAGGTGAGTTCTGGGTTGGCTACCGGCTGGCGGCGAATTTGCCCTGGGGTGAGTTTTAATTGTTTTTGAAACGCATCAAAAAAGCGTCGTGTGCTGTTAAACCCGGCCGCGTAAGCGATGTCTTGAATTGAGAATTGGCTGTTGTGCAATAGGGTCTTGGCAAACAAAAGGCGTTGGTAGCTGTCGTATTGTTTTGGCGATAAGCCGAGGTATTGTTGAAACAGCTGGCGTAAGTAGCGTTCGCTGATGCCGAGCTTGTCCGCCAGTTGGCCGACTTTCATGTCTTGTAAACCGTGTTGATCGAGCCAGGCTAGTGCGCGTTGGAAGGTGGTTTCGGTGCCTTTCCATGCCCATGAGCTTGGGGCCGAGTCTGGCCGACAACGCAAGCAGGGCCGGTAGCCGGCATTGAGGGCTTGGGTTTTGTCTTGAAAGTATTCGACATTGTCTTCTTTGGGCAGGTTGGCTGGGCAAATCGGCCGACAAAAAATACCGGTGGTTTTGACTGCGACAAAAAACTGCCCATCGAAACGGGGATCTCTAGCAAGGCGAGCTTGTTGGCATTGTGCTTGGTTAAGGTTTGGCAGCATGGCGGCAATCTCTGATGGCATTCACTCTAGTGGACATTCGCTACTATAGCGGTATTTTGGCGCCAGTTGTGCCATTTTCGGTAGTGAATGTGATGAGAGTATTTGGGTTTTTTGGCCGAGTGATGTCATGAGCCAAGTGAGGTCATCAAGTGCTGCTGCCATAAAAAACGGCCGTGGATTACATCCTGATCAATCAGGACTCAGCCACGGCCGTTTGGGTCGGGTAAAGCGCAACTGTCAGCGCGTTACTCTG from Vibrio sp. HB236076 carries:
- a CDS encoding methylated-DNA--[protein]-cysteine S-methyltransferase: MTHFYYHQFDSPLGRVTMQTSQQGLTGIWFTTHTTQPDELGTWAQEHPLLQEAQRQLTEYFTGQRHQFDLPFDLHGTDFQLAVWQGLQRIPYGQSWSYQQLATAIGRPKAVRAVGAANGKNPLSIVIPCHRVIGTTGKLTGYAGGLTRKKALLELEGIAFIES
- a CDS encoding DNA-3-methyladenine glycosylase 2 family protein, whose amino-acid sequence is MPSEIAAMLPNLNQAQCQQARLARDPRFDGQFFVAVKTTGIFCRPICPANLPKEDNVEYFQDKTQALNAGYRPCLRCRPDSAPSSWAWKGTETTFQRALAWLDQHGLQDMKVGQLADKLGISERYLRQLFQQYLGLSPKQYDSYQRLLFAKTLLHNSQFSIQDIAYAAGFNSTRRFFDAFQKQLKLTPGQIRRQPVANPELTLQLPFQGQINWPHLLEFYRTRQIEGIERVDEHSYQRYFTFLGHFGWLRVCYNGGQALTVTLRFESLQHMKPLIKHIRRLFDLDANTDVIEAHLSEQDRDMVHLKGLRIPGVWDTWEAGVRAILGQQVSVKAAIGQLNLLVNTLCDPSHDEKQFPRPQQVASADLSFLKMPQSRKETLARFAKYLCDNPDSAPEQWLALKGIGPWTVNYAKLRGLSATDCFLHTDLIIKKRLVNKPHLTPESLSPWGSYATFHLWSHP